The following are encoded together in the Culex pipiens pallens isolate TS chromosome 1, TS_CPP_V2, whole genome shotgun sequence genome:
- the LOC128092608 gene encoding uncharacterized protein LOC128092608, translated as MEQRSGGTFATEGRSAVGGRSTVLDSTTLKLANSDIPGNPEKNIWTLSTDGSPRSGLSARRDHGKDGLDVLSYRGALWPEENVACNKFNSKIIQGEVRSEAGGKSDECAPVPQGRVESAGFWYGHEPERGHRRWLRSWHHPGLQRFEAVGRGERADGSGASESEIFIWDLNITAAPMSSGTKAQPFEDVQGLAWNRRVQHILASISSSCCVIWENPSSN; from the exons ATGGAACAG AGATCCGGCGGAACCTTTGCCACTGAAGGACGATCTGCTGTTGGCGGACGATCCACCGTTCTGGACTCGACCACCCTCAAACTG GCCAACTCGGACATTCCCGGAAACCCGGAAAAAAACATCTGGACGCTATCGACTGACGGGAGTCCTCGATCCGGATTATCTGCTAGACGCGATCACGGAAAAGACGGCCTCGACGTATTGTCTTACCGTGGAGCGCTGTGGCCAGAGGAGAACGTCGCGTGCAACAAGTTCAACTCGAAGATCATCCAGGGTGAGGTCAGATCTGAAGCTGGTGGGAAGTCAGACGAGTGCGCACCGGTTCCACAAGGTCGTGTGGAGTCCGCTGGATTTTGGTACGGCCACGAACCCGAACGGGGTCATCGTCGGTGGTTGCGAAGCTGGCATCATCCAGGTTTACAGCGCTTTGAAGCTGTTGGCCGGGGAGAACGCGCTGATGGCTCGGGAGCGTCGGAGTCGGAAATCTTCATCTGGGATCTGAACATCACGGCGGCGCCGATGAGCTCAGGAACGAAGGCGCAACCGTTTGAGGATGTTCAGGGTCTCGCATGGAACCGACGGGTCCAGCATATCCTGGCCTCCATCTCCAGCTCGTGTTGCGTCATCTGGGAAAACCCATCATCAAACTGA
- the LOC128092446 gene encoding uncharacterized protein LOC128092446 encodes MSRLIGIFTLFLAVIASTILANELEKHCSKISCRIYTDKYCTKPLKTGSYCWCQSLQRSIVKRLMTCPAGQVFNGNSEKCEKDSPGARSFCETCGDKCKFY; translated from the exons ATGTCCCGATTAATCG GAATATTCACCCTCTTCTTGGCCGTCATCGCCTCAACAATCCTGGCCAACGAGCTCGAAAAGCATTGCAGCAAAATTTCGTGCCGGATTTACACCGACaagtactgcaccaaaccgCTGAAAACTGGCTCCTACTGCTGGTGCCAAAGCTTGCAGCGCTCGATAGTAAAACGGCTGATGACCTGCCCGGCGGGCCAGGTATTCAATGGGAACTCGGAAAAATGCGAAAAGGATAGTCCAGGGGCGAGGTCCTTCTGTGAAACTTGTGGCGACAAGTGCAAATTTTACTGA
- the LOC120419638 gene encoding uncharacterized protein LOC120419638 has product MTAESPIARGSAVVLTITIAARMNAEERGQIKERFWKRVQKVIGLVPHRVMALLDMFDLSASQVIAEASVEWPKLIEDDVRKSGVEIFDDAVSRGLTRSKYDVFGRQQNDLATFTVHAAEKVSIDNVGKLIRKYGIRQFIEGSPVLARRCQEIGTDQVNPIADDSKKMLLEKLANYYRQHEECGVDPDYFVDLPVLTISNTGDQATVRVTCAVCKKTRPMCKGSGGNWVTNNYYQHVRTHLRGVVRRREEELASLSSEEDTDSDGDGAHGDRAVGGGSGSVEEADVGGGSSVASRNDSVDEAAVGDGSGGASRSGSNEEAANDGDGSEAAIVDGETVVSSGDGGPAESGNDGTAPVSAGGDGAAGSGVCQPSRKSVADLINQYQYAGEEPRDSAAECPVATSKAYNLIKLYETIAFKSACKLHYTDEEKDMSLYRYIMAGKKYHEFMVGNVPGISRATLLRHMDKHTTDIKDGVIDAAGLKRYLTENGYPLTVMLAEDGTRVTPRAQYDERTNTLTGLVAPLDHTGLPKRNYFDASNAQDMADKLKNCRLASTAYVQLAVPLDPNAAPYVLFYMGTDNSFTYADVLKRWLHTIDLLKKHGITVFGIASDGDPTLLKAMLSIMQLADVPCDELGVRFLWKLVQRTYLYQDITHTVNKLARKLFNRKRALMIGTSVASVTHLDALLDKVSKDKHGLTYGDLHPTDLMSFRPTEKVMEEAVINLLEEHVPGSEGTVVLLRYMSAIYRAYTDVSLAPIEAISMLWYS; this is encoded by the exons ATGACGGCGGAAAGTCCCATCGCGCGGGGGAG TGCCGTTGTACTGACTATCACAATAGCAGCAAGGATGAATGCCGAAGAAAGGGGGCAGATAAAGGAGCGGTTCTGGAAACGTGTCCAGAAGGTGATCGGTCTCGTGCCGCATCGAGTCATGGCCTTGCTGGATATGTTCGACCTGTCAGCATCGCAAGTCATCGCTGAGGCAAGTGTGGAATGGCCGAAACTCATCGAAGATGATGTCAGAAAGAGTGGTGTCGAAATTTTCGATGATGCCGTAAGCCGAGGGCTCACAAGGTCAAAGTACGATGTGTTTGGCCGGCAACAGAACGATCTGGCAACATTCACTGTGCATGCCGCTGAAAAGGTTTCGATCGACAATGTAGGCAAATTGATCCGAAAGTACGGGATACGCCAATTCATCGAGGGCTCACCGGTACTAGCGAGACGGTGCCAAGAAATTGGTACAGACCAAGTAAATCCTATTGCTGACGATTCGAAGAAAATGCTTCTAGAGAAGTTGGCCAACTACTACCGTCAGCACGAGGAATGTGGAGTCGACCCCGACTACTTCGTAGACTTGCCAGTGCTTACCATTTCAAACACCGGGGACCAAGCGACAGTACGTGTTACGTGCGCAGTATGCAAGAAAACACGTCCCATGTGCAAGGGTTCTGGTGGCAATTGGGTTACGAATAATTATTACCAGCATGTTCGTACACATTTACGGGGAGTGGTCCGTAGAAGAGAAGAAGAACTGGCAAGTCTAAGTTCAGAAGAGGACACGGATAGCGATGGAGATGGCGCTCACGGGGATCGCGCTGTTGGTGGTGGCAGTGGAAGCGTTGAGGAAGCTGATGTTGGCGGTGGCAGTAGTGTAGCTTCGAGAAACGATAGCGTTGACGAAGCAGCTGTTGGCGATGGCAGTGGTGGAGCTTCGAGAAGCGGTAGCAATGAGGAAGCTGCAAATGATGGTGACGGTAGTGAAGCTGCTATTGTCGATGGTGAAACTGTTGTTAGCAGTGGCGATGGTGGACCTGCGGAAAGCGGTAACGATGGTACAGCTCCTGTTAGCGCTGGCGGTGATGGAGCTGCTGGTAGCGGTGTATGTCAACCGAGCAGAAAGTCGGTGGCAGACTTGATCAATCAGTATCAATACGCCGGCGAAG AACCACGGGACAGTGCAGCCGAATGTCCTGTGGCAACTTCCAAGGCTTATAACCTGATTAAGCTCTATGAGACCATCGCATTTAAGAGTGCATGCAAGTTACACTACACCGATGAAGAAAAGGACATGTCGTTGTATCGATACATAATGGCTGGGAAGAAGTATCATGAGTTCATGGTTGGGAATGTTCCCGGCATAAGCCGAGCTACCCTTCTAAGGCACATGGACAAACATACAACGGACATTAAAGATG GGGTGATCGACGCGGCGGGTCTGAAGCGTTACCTGACCGAGAACGGCTATCCGCTGACGGTGATGCTTGCGGAGGATGGGACGAGGGTTACCCCGCGTGCCCAGTACGACGAGCGAACAAACACTTTGACTGGACTAGTAGCTCCGCTTGACCACACGGGACTTCCCAAACGAAACTACTTTGACGCCAGCAATGCGCAGGATATGGCtgacaagttgaaaaattgccGACTGGCAAGCACTGCATACGTTCAACTAGCAGTACCTCTAGATCCAAATGCGGCCCCGTACGTGCTGTTCTACATGGGTACGGACAACAGCTTTACGTATGCAGATGTACTCAAGCGTTGGCTTCACACCATCGACTTGCTGAAGAAGCATGGCATCACCGTTtttggtatagcttcagatgggGACCCAACTCTCCTGAAGGCAATGCTCAGCATCATGCAATTGGCAGATGTACCGTGTGATGAGCTAGGTGTTAGATTTCTTTGGAAACTTGTTCAGCGCACCTATCTGTACCAAGATATAACGCACACAGTGAACAAACTAGCGCGCAAGTTGTTCAATCGCAAACGAGCGTTAATGATTGGTACATCGGTGGCTAGCGTTACCCACCTCGATGCCCTGTTGGATAAGGTTTCGAAGGACAAACACGGTCTCACGTACGGTGATCTTCACCCGACCGACCTCATGAGCTTTCGACCTACGGAAAAAGTAATGGAGGAAGCCGTTATCAACCTGTTGGAGGAACATGTGCCTGGTAGCGAGGGCACGGTAGTGCTGCTCCGCTACATGAGCGCTATATACCGAGCATATACTGATGTATCGTTGGCGCCGATTGAAGCCATCTCAATGCTCTGGTACAGTTAA
- the LOC120419639 gene encoding uncharacterized protein LOC120419639: protein MRAWRNWTLKNRTSSFQCVTANTYACLEINAHSLVLAARDCRDRGRPEEFLVRCFGSQDVEATFRNLRSMTTMNHTQTNLTFKEIGEKLRRAHMLHQIQHRNRIKFRFPGHTGPTNESVLPTLPTDAEIKAALTSAEGRASEVLGKLGLLQAEQSFEFSVHALGDRNWEDLIVSDSESDTEDHEDHEPGQEVYEAKHLFSNFSGQIALPNSTSDKHIYLIRDDHGKVFHVKKSSVVWMLTASKVQEKARMIRYKQPMPN, encoded by the coding sequence ATGCGGGCGTGGAGGAACTGGACATTGAAGAATAGAACAAGCAGCTTCCAATGTGTGACAGCAAACACGTACGCTTGTCTTGAGATAAATGCTCACAGCCTTGTGCTGGCAGCAAGAGACTGCCGCGATCGTGGCCGACCCGAGGAATTCTTAGTGAGGTGTTTCGGCAGTCAGGACGTCGAGGCGACATTCCGGAATCTTCGATCGATGACGACAATGAACCATACCCAGACGAACCTCACTTTCAAGGAAATCGGCGAAAAGCTGCGGCGAGCTCACATGCTGCATCAAATTCAGCACCGTAACCGTATTAAGTTTCGATTCCCTGGTCACACGGGTCCGACCAACGAGTCCGTGCTACCGACACTGCCGACGGATGCTGAAATAAAAGCCGCACTAACCAGTGCTGAGGGGAGGGCATCTGAGGTCTTGGGCAAGCTTGGCCTCTTGCAGGCTGAACAATCTTTCGAGTTTAGTGTACATGCCCTCGGGGACCGGAACTGGGAAGACTTGATCGTTTCCGATAGTGAGTCTGACACGGAGGACCATGAAGACCATGAACCCGGTCAGGAGGTGTATGAAGCTAAGCAtctgttttcaaacttttcGGGCCAGATCGCGCTGCCTAACAGCACGTCCGATAAGCACATCTACCTGATACGAGATGACCACGGGAAGGTGTTTCACGTTAAGAAGAGTAGTGTAGTGTGGATGCTTACTGCGTCTAAGGTTCAGGAAAAAGCTCGTATGATACGTTACAAACAGCCCATGCCTAACTAG